A genomic window from Heterodontus francisci isolate sHetFra1 chromosome 36, sHetFra1.hap1, whole genome shotgun sequence includes:
- the LOC137351373 gene encoding small ribosomal subunit protein eS27-like yields MPLAKDLLHPSPEEEKRKHKKKRLVQSPNSYFMDVKCPGCDKITTVFSHAQTVVLCVGCSTVLCQPTGGKARLTEGCSFRRKQH; encoded by the coding sequence ATGCCTCTGGCAAAAGATTTGTTGCATCCGTCTCCCGAGGAGGAGAAGAGGAAACACAAGAAGAAGCGTTTGGTGCAAAGCCCCAATTCATACTTCATGGATGTCAAGTGCCCTGGTTGCGACAAAATCACTACTGTGTTTAGCCATGCTCAGACTGTAGTACTGTGTGTTGGTTGCTCCACTGTACTCTGCCAGCCCACTGGAGGAAAGGCCAGGTTAACAGAAGGCTGTTCCTTCAGAAGAAAGCAGCATTAA